In Numenius arquata chromosome 3, bNumArq3.hap1.1, whole genome shotgun sequence, one genomic interval encodes:
- the PARP10 gene encoding protein mono-ADP-ribosyltransferase PARP10: MAGPPPEPVPQPGTGVTGHGATSSPCQRRDGPVTAPRWPVTAPPGRDSPLSATDSPPGVCGQMEEGVLEVGGAPPDTPEELLVLYFESRRRSRGGPVRSCQRLGTLFFLTFENPQDAERVLTQPLHHLGGAMLQVRPAPPWDPHRLLLGGLDPRTPPEELEPALGALLGRPPGTFGVSRGPAPGWGLLQLRDPITPQELASAGARGEGLGVSLLRAPRVPGVLVRAAAPVLSPDLLELYFENRRSGGGRVRGARVLPGGTAAIVTFQEHAVAERVLQRPHRLRDMELHLAPHYPFLGVLEGGETPPPDEMPPQGETPLPGTATPLETPRPGMAPPLEVTPPPDTAPAPPRDMAPSPDVPPPAPTTPLPVEPPAAFPGGDGDTAPAGRWQEAGGPSPPWGAQEEVLVPAEPGALRFLQRHHQDLLGSIPPEVSLLPLEGGDVAGFRVRGEPGRCRGAAEFLQSLLGSVGAQGVTLQFPGVARFLRDQGGQSLIQRLESRFQCVIDLDGVHWEPPDPQLELMELLPPSCCRDPPTRDLPEDAEGDDGDGLRSNIEEIKELMAALRPDRGDPPPPPGDPSSQPPSGHREEEEEEEEEEARMLLAIQRSMENRGREEEELAKAVALSLQQQQQREEEEEDEEEDAGLLAAMAASLEEALPAADTARVTVFSSSSSSSSPGEVARALQRALGGLQRAQAVRGEGLRALPARCRPWLALLQRRHAVRLHLRPDAAVLRGFAPYTPPAARDLRRLLRRLNPPGGPLRWDPPEAAARPEGSRRRRDAGTLHCQRAREEFDGGSPLSPSPPPARSPPLGESPRCRGHRGARPDAPRHRLTTTVPQCRSYRAMAPRDRDGAMDEDEEDDEDEVRLLPLPEDSEEFRDAVTRFYQTLEELHGKIGIVKVEKLVHPLLYQQYQLKKGSVARGCPPGVPPERWLFHGTTPAASRQICRHGFDRSFCGRNAALYGLGVYFSAQARLSAQDRYSPPGPQGHKFIFLATVLTGAFALGGRGLRAPPLREEGAGPPRRYDSLVDNPRNPNIFVIFNDTQAYPQYLITCCRRGGAPETPPPGPT, encoded by the exons GTGTGTGTGGGCAGATGGAGGAGGgggtgctggaggtggggggcgccccccccgacacccccgaGGAGCTGCTGGTCCTGTACTTCGAGAGCCGGCGGCGCTCGCGGGGGGGCCCCGTCCGGAGCTGCCAGCGCCTcgggaccctcttcttcctcaccttCGAGAACCCCCAGG atgctGAGAGGGTGCTGACCCAGCCCTTACACCATCTGGGGGGGGCCATGCTGCAGGTGCGCCCGGCCCCCCCCTGGGACCCTCACCgcctgctgctgggggggctggacccccgcaccccccccgAGGAGCTGGAGCCCGCCCTGGGCGCCCTGCTGGGGCGTCCCCCCGGCACCTTCGGGGTGAGCCGGGGCCCCGCGCccggctgggggctgctgcagctgcgGGACCCCATCACCCCCCAAG AGCTGGCGTCGGCGGGGGCCCgtggggagggtctgggggtgtccctgctgcgGGCGCCGCGGGTGCCGGGGGTGCTggtgcgggcggcggcgccggtgCTGAGCCCCGACCTGCTGGAGCTCTACTTCGAGAACCGGCGCAGCGGCGGGGGCCGCGTCCGGGGGGCGCGGGTGCTGCCGGGGGGCACCGCCGCCATCGTCACCTTCCAGGAGCATGCAG tgGCAGAGCGGGTGCTGCAGAGACCCCACCGGCTGCGGGACATGGAGCTGCACCTCGCCCCCCACTACCCCTTCctgggggtgctggaggggggcGAGACCCCCCCACCAGACGAGATGCCCCCACAAGGCGAGACCCCCCTGCCGGGCACGGCCACCCCGCTGGAG ACCCCCCGACCAGGCATGGCCCCCCCACTGGAGGTGACCCCCCCGCCggacacagccccagcccccccgagAGACATGGCCCCCTCACCAGAtgtgccccccccggcccctacCACCCCTCTGCCGGTGGAacccccggccgccttccccgggGGGGACGGTGACACGGCCCCCGCCGGCCGGTGGCAGGAGGCGGGGGGTCCGTCGCCGCCCTGGGGGGCGCAGGAGGAGGTGCTGGTGCCGGCGGAGCCGGGGGCGCTGCGGTTCCTGCAGCGGCACCACCAGGACCTTTTGGGGAGCATCCCCCCCGAGGTGTCCCTGCTGCCCCTGGAGGGGGGGGACGTCGCTGGATTCCGG GTGAGGGGGGAGCCGGGCCGGTGCCGGGGGGCGGCCGAGTTCCTGCAGAGCCTTTTGGGGAGCGTGGGGGCGCAGGGGGTGACGCTGCAGTTCCCTGGCGTGGCCCGGTTCCTGCGGGACCAGGGGGGGCAGAGCCTCATCCAGCGCCTGGAGAGTCGCTTCCAGTGCGTCATCGACCTGGACGGCGTCCACTGGGAGCCCCCGGACCCCCAG CTGGAGCTGATGGAGCTGCTCCCCCCGAGCTGCTGCCGAGACCCCCCGACCCGGGACCTGCCCGAGGACGCCGAGGGTGATGATGGTGACGGCCTTCGCTCCAACATCG AGGAGATCAAGGAGCTGATGGCAGCGCTGCGCCCCGACCGCGGGgaccccccgccaccccccgggGACCCCTCGTCCCAGCCTCCCAGCGGGcaccgggaggaagaggaggaagaggaggaggaggaggcgcggATGCTGTTGGCCATCCAGCGCTCCATGGAGAACAGGGGGCgcgaggaagaggagctggcGAAGGCCGTGGCgctctccctgcagcagcagcagcagcgggaggaggaggaggaggatgaggaggaagatgcCGGGCTGCTGGCGGCGATGGCGGCCTCGCTGGAGGAGGCTCTGCCGGCGGCGGACACGGCGCGGGTGAcggtcttctcctcctcctcctcctcctcctccccgggggAGGTGGCGCGGGCGCTGCAGCGggcgctgggggggctgcagcgggCGCAGGCGGTGCGGGGCGAGGGGCTGCGGGCGCTGCCGGCGCGGTGCCGCCCGtggctggccctgctgcagcgCCGGCACGCCGTCCGCCTCCACCTGCGCCCCGACGCCGCCGTCCTGCGCGGCTTCGCCCCCTACACCCCCCCGGCCGCCCGCGACCTGCGCCGCCTCCTCCGACGCCTGaacccccccgggggtcccctgCGCTGGGACCCCCccgaggcggcggcgcggccggaggggtcccggcggcggcgggacgcggGGACCCTCCACTGCCAGCGCGCGCGGGAGGAGTTCGACGGCGGCAGCCCCCTCTCGCCCAGCCCACCCCCGGCACGCAGCCCCCCCCTCGGTGAGTCACCCCGGTGCCGGGGACACCGCGGTGCCCGTCCTGACGCACCACGGCACCGGTTGACCACGACGGTGCCGCAGTGCCGGTCCTACCGTGCCATGGCACCGCGTGACCGGGATGGTGCCATG gatgaggatgaggaggacgaTGAGGATGAGGTGcggctgctgcccctgcccgAGGACTCGGAGGAATTCCGCGACGCCGTCACCCGCTTCTACCAGACGCTGGAGGAGCTCCACGGCAAAATCGGCATCGTCAAG gtgGAGAAGCTGGTGCACCCGCTGCTGTACCAGCAGTACCAGCTGAAGAAGGGGAGCGTGGCGCGGGGCtgcccccccggggtcccccccgaGCGATGGCTCTTCCACGGCACCACCCCCGCCGCCAGCCGCCAGATCTGCCGCCACGGCTTCGACCGCAGCTTCTGCGGCAGGAACG CGGCGCTGTACGGTTTGGGGGTGTACTTCTCGGCGCAGGCCCGGCTCTCGGCCCAGGACCGCTACTCGCCCCCCGGCCCCCAAGGCCACAAGTTCATCTTCCTGGCCACCGTGCTGACGGGGGCCTTCGccctgggggggcgggggctgcgggcccCCCCGCTGCGGGAAGAGGGGGCCGGCCCCCCCCGGCGCTACGACAGCCTGGTGGACAACCCCCGGAACCCCAACATCTTCGTCATCTTCAACGACACCCAGGCGTACCCCCAGTACCTCATCACCTGCTGCCGCCGCGGGGGGGCCCCGGAGacgccccccccgggacccacctga